A genome region from Chiroxiphia lanceolata isolate bChiLan1 chromosome 5, bChiLan1.pri, whole genome shotgun sequence includes the following:
- the SLC37A3 gene encoding sugar phosphate exchanger 3, protein MALPGSLRRQPANRGLVSRCTHHHIVVFLLTFFSYSLLHASRKTFSNVKVSISSQWTPSCLNSTAPELRPYELWNSSQLFPNAEEATLFLGTLDTIFLFSYAVGLFVSGIVGDRLNLRWVLSFGMCSSALVVFFFGTLTEWLHFYNKWFYCCLWVVNGLLQSTGWPCVVAVMGNWFGKAGRGFVFGLWSACASVGNILGAFLASCVLKYGYEYAFLVTASVQFAGGVIVFFGLLTSPKEVGLPELGADEDIVVEEDANRPLMGSDDADDDDRNYSIQATDTDNQPKAIGFFQACCLPGVVLYSLAYACLKLVNYSFFFWLPFYLSNNFGWKEAEADQLSIWYDVGGIIGGTIQGLISDVLQKRAPVLAISLLFAVGSLFGYSRSPNSKPINAVIMTITGFFIGGPSNMISSAISADLGRQDLVKGSSEALATVTGIVDGTGSIGAAVGQYLVSLIQENLGWMWVFYFFILMTSSTILFISPLIVREIRLLLHERRLRLLAE, encoded by the exons ATGGCTTTGCCTGGAAGCTTACGGAGGCAGCCTGCAAACAGAGGCCTTGTGTCCCGTTGCACCCACCATCATATTGTTGTGTTCCTGCTGACCTTCTTCAG CTATTCCCTGCTCCATGCTTCCAGAAAGACATTCAGTAATGTCAAAGTCAGCATTTCCAGCCAATGGACTCCTTCCTGCCTTAACAGCACGGCCCCTGAGCTCCGGCCATATGAG CTCTGGAACAGCAGCCAGTTATTTCCAAATGCAGAAGAAGCAACTCTCTTCCTGGGGACATTGGACActatctttttgttttcctatgcTGTG GGTCTCTTTGTCAGTGGCATAGTTGGAGATCGCCTGAATTTACGCTGGGTTTTGTCTTTTGGCATGTGTTCCTCTGCTCTGGTG GTATTCTTCTTTGGCACACTCACAGAATGGCTGCATTTCTACAACAAGTGGTTCTACTGCTGTCTCTGGGTTGTGAATGGCTTGCTGCAGTCCACTGGCTGGCCCTGCGTGGTTGCTGTCATGGGAAATTGGTTTGGAAAAGCTGG gagaggttttgtttttggaCTCTGGAGTGCCTGTGCATCTGTGGGAAATATCCTTGGGGCATTCCTTGCATCCTGTGTTCTCAAATATGGCTATGAG TATGCTTTCTTGGTGACTGCCTCGGTACAGTTTGCTGGAGGAGTCATTGTGTTCTTCGGGCTCCTGACGTCACCGAAGGAAGTGG GCCTCCCTGAACTTGGAGCAGATGAAGACATCGTTGTGGAAGAAGATGCCAACAGACCTTTAATGGGTAGTGATGATGCAGATGATGATGACCGGAATTACTCTATTCAAGCAACTGACACTGACAACCAGCCAAAGGCCATTGGATTTTTCCAAGCTTGTTGCCTTCCTGGAGTAGTACTG TACTCTTTGGCCTATGCCTGCTTGAAACTGGTGAATTACTCATTCTTCTTCTGGCTGCCCTTCTACCTCAGCAACAACTTTGGATGGAAAGAAGCAGAAGCTGACCAGCTCTCAATCTGGTATGATGTGGGAGGAATCATAG gTGGGACTATCCAGGGCTTGATTTCTGATGTGCTACAGAAGAGAGCCCCAGTGCTAGCAATTAGCCTGCTTTTTGCTGTAGGCTCTCTATTTGGATACAGCC GTTCTCCAAACAGCAAACCTATCAATGCTGTGATCATGACAATTACAG GATTTTTCATCGGAGGCCCTTCTAACATGATCAGTTCTGCAATTTCTGCTGACCTGGGGCGCCAGGATCTGGTGAAAGGCAGCAGTGAGGCTCTGGCAACAGTCACAGGAATTGTGGATGGAACTGGCAGTATCGGTGCTGCAGTGGGCCAG tATCTAGTGTCTTTGATCCAGGAGAACCTGGGGTGGATGTGggttttctatttcttcattCTAATg ACAAGTTCAACAATCCTGTTCATTTCACCACTGATAGTGAGGGAGATCAGGTTGCTTCTGCATGAGCGGCGCCTGCGATTGCTGGCAGAGTGA
- the RAB19 gene encoding ras-related protein Rab-19, with translation MPFPSSGADDAFDYLFKIILIGDSNVGKTCVVHRFKTGQYNEKQQNTIGVDFTVRSMDIDGKKVKIQVWDTAGQERFRTITQSYYRSAHGAILAYDLTRRSTFESIPHWIHEIEKYGAANLVMMLIGNKSDSLDKRQVLFEDACTLAEKHGLLAVLETSAKEAQNIEEVFMLMAKELIARNTLQLHGENPPNSFYLDSKPVIASPSVEKAQCPC, from the exons ATGCCGTTCCCCAGCTCCGGCGCGGACGATGCCTTCGACTACCTGTTCAAGATCATCCTGATCGGGGACTCCAACGTGGGGAAGACCTGCGTGGTGCACCGCTTCAAGACGGGGCAGTACAACGAGAAGCAGCAGAACACCATCGGCGTCGACTTCACCGTGCGCTCGATGGACATCGACGGCAAGAAAGTAAAG ATCCAAGTGTGGGACACAGCTGGCCAAGAACGCTTCCGGACAATAACCCAGTCTTATTACAGGAGTGCCCATGGGGCCATCCTTGCCTATGACCTTACTAGGAGGTCCACATTTGAATCCATTCCTCACTGGATTCATGAAATTGAAAAGTATGGTGCTGCAAACTTGGTCATGATGTTAATTG GGAACAAATCAGACTCACTGGATAAGCGCCAGGTCCTGTTTGAAGACGCCTGCACGCTGGCAGAGAAGCACGGGCTCTTAGCTGTACTGGAGACATCAGCAAAAGAAGCTCAAAACATAGAAGAGGTGTTCATGTTAATGGCTAAGGAGCTAATAGCCCGAAATACCTTACAGCTTCATGGAGAGAACCCTCCAAACAGCTTCTATCTTGATTCCAAGCCAGTGATTGCCAGTCCAAGTGTGGAGAAGGCCCAGTGCCCCTGCTGA